DNA sequence from the Nicotiana tomentosiformis chromosome 3, ASM39032v3, whole genome shotgun sequence genome:
CTAATGCATTCGAATAATgtggttcatgcattgaagattggtGGTCCAAGTGTTTTGGATAGCGTGCGACGACAAATAGCGACGAGGGCccgcttcactgaggcgagaggcgcgcagcgaagcgctcgccttttttatgtgaagcgacaatttatacaaaaacataaaatattatatacatataactaaaaactaaataaatatatatataacactaAAAATTCAATAGATACTAGATAGTCATAGTAGATTCATAAACTAAAGTCTAAAAGCCTAAAACAAGCAACAtctattcttcttcaagattttCAAATTCTAGAACTTCATGAATGTTAGCATTATATTGGCTatcatcttcttcatcctcggAGTCTTCATTAATTAGGGACCGGCTTGAACTTGCTACTCCTTTTCCCTTGTAATTTGAACTTGAACAACTCCCTCTAAGACCATAGATATTCTCCTCAACTCCAACCGCCATAGAAACAGTACCCCAATCAAGATCATCTCCTACATACACTTGTTCATCTTCATGATTTTGGGGGGCTCCAGTTAACCATTCATTTGCCTCGTCAATGTTATCCAACAAAATTGGATCAATGGTATTGCGAGCTTCATAACGTCGCCTCAATGTTCTATTGTATTTAATATACACTAGATCATTGAGACGCGATAGCTCAAGCCTATTCCTTTTCTTGGAGTGAATCTGCGAATAAATTATTTAGATTAATTAATAGatactaataataatacaatatagaatatattaatataataaatctGCTTCTTACATCCTCAAATACACTTCAATTTCTCTCGCATCCAGATGCACTACAAGTTAGGCTTAGTACTTTAATGGCAAACTTTTGTAAATTTGGAGTTTGATGTCTAAATTGCATCCACCATTCaactatagaaaaatattttaaaagttaataagtataaatcaaataaattaaattaaagttATAAGGATATCTATATTAACGTTAGTTACCTGGCGACCTTATGTCTCTGGCTCTAATGGCCGCCTGTAAACCAAATAGGCCCTCTGCTTGTGAGTACCTACCAAACTCCTCCCCTATTTGATCTACCGTCGCTGAATTGGGGATCAACTTCTCAAGACACTCATGGTATCCAATCCACACCTCTGAATCCAAAGTTTCATCTCTAGTGTTCTTGTAAAATAATCCCGGGTTCAGAAGATGGCCTGCTGCATGCAAAGGACGATGGAGTTGATTCGACCACCTGCTATCAATAATATCAAAAACTTTCTCATATTTCCTAACATCTCCCTCAAATGACACTGCAATAGTCTCTTTGGCTCTATCTATAGCTTCATAAAGATAGCCCATTGGCGGTTTTCTCTCCCCATCCACCATACAAAGCACCCTAATCAAAGGACCACCAACTTTAAGAGCCCAAACGACGTCATTCCAGAATAATGGAGAAATAAGAACTTTGGCAGTTTCTTTCCCCGCAGCTTCCTTTGCATATCTATTATCTTTCCATTCATTTGAAAAAACTAGCTTTCTCAAGTTTTTCTTTTGCAAGTAAAAactatgcaaagttaagaaagcCGTTGCAAATCTAGTCTTGGCcggtctcaccaaatttctttcatttgtgaatttcctcatcaaattcaacaacaacGGCCTCTGACTGAGGTAAGAATATACCTTGACAGCCTTAGTGAAAACtgtaaaagtaaaaataacaatTTTATAGTTAATACTTAATACTTAATAGGATAGGACATAATAAGTATAAATAGAGTTAAAGCTTTAAAGATAACTATATTAAAGCTACCTGAAGCATATGGGTTTTCCTTGAATATGTCACCAAACATTAAGTTGATACAATGGGTAGCATATGGAGTCCAATAAATGTGTGGATACATAGCTTCCATCATCTTACCCGCACTAACATTCTCACTAGCATTATCGGTAACAATTTGTACAATATTTTCCTTTCCAATTTTATCAATAGTCTTTCTAAACAAGCTGTACATTTTGCTTCCATCCGTAGAAGAGTTGCTAGCATCGTAAGATTCAAGAAAAACACTCCCTCTTGGAGAGTTCACCAACACATTTATGATCATTTTTCCATTCCGTACTgtccatttatccatcataatgg
Encoded proteins:
- the LOC104121638 gene encoding uncharacterized protein, with amino-acid sequence MTSSDSNKRNDITWNYAIQGSSRSVIKCVFCEKTYHGGITRHKQHLIGEFKNVIQCPLCPPEVREEVKAFVDKKNVTRTQMNYEVSMNLIDEDGEMGPPPPKTHKISSNSSSGSSTTARTVTKGPLNLYFSAKQQEKGKGDSGSGLEAKKILRDRAVSAFAAWMYDAWLPFNCVNYKTFDKFIKAVGQYGPGMKPPSYHEDRVTHLKKEVKKIDQIIEEHKVEWNKFGCSIMMDKWTVRNGKMIINVLVNSPRGSVFLESYDASNSSTDGSKMYSLFRKTIDKIGKENIVQIVTDNASENVSAGKMMEAMYPHIYWTPYATHCINLMFGDIFKENPYASVLSINYKIVIFTFTVFTKAVKVYSYLSQRPLLLNLMRKFTNERNLVRPAKTRFATAFLTLHSFYLQKKNLRKLVFSNEWKDNRYAKEAAGKETAKVLISPLFWNDVVWALKVGGPLIRVLCMVDGERKPPMGYLYEAIDRAKETIAVSFEGDVRKYEKVFDIIDSRWSNQLHRPLHAAGHLLNPGLFYKNTRDETLDSEVWIGYHECLEKLIPNSATVDQIGEEFGRYSQAEGLFGLQAAIRARDIRSPVEWWMQFRHQTPNLQKFAIKVLSLTCSASGCERN